Part of the Cygnus atratus isolate AKBS03 ecotype Queensland, Australia unplaced genomic scaffold, CAtr_DNAZoo_HiC_assembly HiC_scaffold_424, whole genome shotgun sequence genome is shown below.
GATGAGCTTGCTAGTAAAAACATTACCTGTGCAAATGGTGCCTCTGGGCCTGGGGCAGTCTGGAACAGTATAAAAACACATCCAACAGCAGGCTGCCTCATCcacttctcttgccttctcctccttgGTGAACAAGGTGAGCTGCAAGTGCCTTCTCCTCACTCCCCTCTTGCTCTTCTTCACCCTTGGACTTCTGGCCTTGACCAAGTCTTTGCCTCTGTGTAGCTTTGGTGTGGGCCTTGCTCCTTGACGCTGCTCCCTCCATCACTGTTCTGCTTGCCACTGTGATGGGACGTTGGAGAAGATTTGGGCTGTCTTTGCAGGGGCCCATGGGCCCCTCTCTGTCCTCGGGcaccctctccctgctccccagactATGCCTTCTGTCTTGGCCAGCAGGctgtcaggctgctgctgacacgctgcttgttctttccctgccctctctcccagGTGCACCTCCATCCCGCAGCCATGTCCTGCTACGATCTGTGCCGTCCCTGTGGCCCAACCCCGCTTGCCAACAGCTGCAACGAGCCCTGTGTCCGGCAGTGCCAGGACTCCCGTGTGGTGATCCAGCCCTCTCCCGTGGTGGtgaccctgcccggccccatcctcagctccttcccccagaacaCCGCTGTGGGATCCACCACCTCGGCTGCCGTTGGCAGCATCCTGAGTGAGGAGGGAGTGCCCATCTCCTCCGGGGGCTTTGGCCTCTCTGGCTTTGGTGGCCGCTACAGTGGCAGAAGGTGCCTGCCCTGCTAAAGCCCACGAGGATGACCAGTGAGCGCATTGACCAGGAAGCCCAAAGCCAGGTTCCAGACTGAGGAcggagctgctggccagggtTTCCAGATGGGCTGAGCACCCTCGTggcctcctgcagagcagagagggaagccAGGGTGCCAGCCTGTGCTGTCTGGAAACACGGCCAGCAAACATCTTCTTCTCCCGCTTTCTTCTCTGCATCATGAGCCCTCATTGTCTCCTGCTGTCCTGTGCCATGAGTTAATCTGGAAGCAAGTCAAGCATGTCCTGTTTATTCTTCCTCTCACCATGTGAGGGAGGAATACGTGCATCCTGCTGTGGTGAAGGGGGGTCTGACTGCCAGCTGTCCTCATGGCAGCCTGGACTGGATCTCTTCCTCCAAGTGCTGCTTTGATTCCTTCTTCAGACTCATTAAAGTTTATGCTGCATTGTAATCTGTGTCTCCTCATGATCCTTCCCTTTTGGGATTCCCAGCCATGCTCTGTAGAGGGAACTGGGATATCATGGAGTCTAAAGTCCTGGTTACCCCCCACATCATCTCTGTGTGCCTATACTCCTGTTTCTGAAGCAGTCAACCAGTCCAGCAGGGCTGCACATGCAGTGCTTGTGTGTTTGCCAGACCATTCTGCAGCATTCAGGTGAGGGCTTCTGCCAAGTCCCTGTCTGACCCTCGCCTACCAgagcaaggagaggaagaaatccTCCTGGATGAAGCCGTTGTGCCTTCCTGACCTTCTTCCTCAACCTGTAAGGGACCCAAAAACAGAGAGGGAAGCAACATGGCTTGTGTGTGGAGGTGGCACATACTTTTTGGGTGCAACTACACCGGGCTCTGGTGATTGCCCCTGCCACAGGGGACACAAGGGAAAACAAGCTCTATAGCCCTTCTTCCCATATGCTCTAGTCCTCCACAGGAGATGCTTTTGTCTGTGTCACCCACTCCTGCTTGAGGCAGAGTGAGGGGCACCTCTCATGCTATTCCCTATGCTGGGGAAATCCTACGATGCCTTACACTGTAACTAAAGGCCTGCATTCTCTGACCGACCACTGGTGTCAGGCAAAGCCCTCAGTGTTGCTGTGCAGGAAGACCCTCAGGAAACACACTGGTTGTCAACATTCCTGAGCCACCTTGAGCTGACAGCAGGAGCAAAGTGCAGTGAACAGCTGATACCAGGAAGGGAAGGCAACATCTGCAGCAGGAGATCAGGGAgcgcagggtgctgcagggcattGCAACTTTGGGGCAGACCCTGAGCTGCGAGAcatgttttgctttggaaaattaattgaagcttccttcctttcttcttttgtggtAGATGCAGCTGGTGTCCTATGTCCCAGGTGCACAGGAGATTTCCTCTTCTTGCACATCAGCTGTTTGAGTGCAGCAGAGGCCCAATGGCCCTCATCAGGCTCACCTGGGGCCTCGCACCACACCCTCTTCCCATTGACCCCAGGGCTATAGTTAAGCTCTGTCCTGAGCCTTTGGCCTCCCCTTCAGCTCTGGGTAATCAGTGTGGGTTGCCTGGTCTGTTGCAGATTTGCttaccacagaatcacagaattgtagaggttggaagggaccccaagagatcatcgggtccaacccctctgccaaagcaggttccctagagcaggttacCCAGGTAGGTGaccagatgggccttgaatatctccagagaaggagactccacaacctccccgggcagcctgttctagtgctccgtcacccttaccttgaagaagttctttcgcatgttggcGTGGAACTTCCTGCGGATGGTGGGCCCAAAGTTGCCCAGTGGTTTCCCAGCTTTCCCTTGGgtctgcctgtttttttttgttttgtttgtttgttttgtttttttctgggccTGGTCAGCAGTCCTTGGGCCCTGTGTTGACCCTGGTTGCTGTCACTGGACCTGACCCTGAAGTGTGGACTGGCTTGTCATCAGTCCTGTGTTACCACCATGAATCTGACCATTGAGCTGGACTCCTGGCTGAATCTGCCTTCCATCTCCTCATCTTCCTTGCTCAGGTGCTGTGCAACGAGGGCCATTGCTGGTGTAACTGCTGCCCTGTTGGCTGTGCGGCCTTGCTTGGCTCCTGGCTCCCGTTCTGTAGGCAGCAGGTGGCTCCTACTGAGCTGTGACAGCACTCTTTGGGATAGATGTTTACTGTCATCATCAGGGTAGTACTGTGCACCTTCAAACCCTTCCTCATCTTCCTAAATGAGGAATTTGGTTGGGCCTCTGTGCTTAGAGAGTTGCCTGTGTCTGGTGGAGTCCCAGCCTCATTGGGAAGGCATTTTGTCCACCCCTTTGGAAGAGGGCCTGGCTGAGGGGCCTGAGATCTGTATGCCGAGTATCCCAAGCTGGGCGGTTGTTCCCCCAGGAAACGTGCTGCTGAAGGAAAGTGCTTGGTGTTGGAAATGGCTTGGTGTTGCCCCTTGGCACACGTCCCCAGGGACGTCCTGatagctgctgctgcccaggctgccGTCGATGGCACTCCCAGACCTCCCTTGTTTCTGGGCAGAGTTCTGTGTTGCATGGAAATATGGTCACATTTTTGCTGGTGTGTACTGTTCTGTCAGTATGTGGGTTCAGAGCAGAATCTGAGGCGTGGAGATGGGGAATGAGGAAAGCAGCTCTATTTGTTGTCCAGTATGGGCCTTTGTCTGCAGGAGACACCCCGGTTTAACAGGAGTGGGCAGCAGGAGTGTGTGGTAGAGAGAGAGCCATGTCCTTGTTTCTGAAAGAGGCCTGCTGTGGTGACAGGGGACCTCTAGTTGTTGagtgcagaggggagaggaaaaccAGCCAAGCTTTTGTCTCCTGAGAGCAATGCTTGATCCCACAGAAGGGCTGAGGCCTGATGGCAGAGCTGCCATGCTTGGAAATCTGTTGCCTAAGGCAGCCTGAGCAGGTTGATAGGTAAAGCAAAGGCTGTGTCTGCTCTTTGCTGATGAGTCTGGCTGGCAGTCTGACCTTTAAGGGTGGGTTTGCAAGGAAATGAGTACCCATGCATTTAGGACAAAgcctgaaggaagctgcaggaGGGTGAGAGGCTGGCACCACTTGACAATTTGGCCATCTCCTTCTTTTTGCCTTCATcttcttcctgtgcttttgtGTCACTTCCCCAGAAGCATTTTGGCCTGTAATCCTGTCACTTGAAAGGAGCCTGTGTGATGGAATGGGCATGTCctgaacaggaaaatgaaaaggggtCACTGCAGGGAACATAAGTCACCCATTTCTTTAATTGTGGTGTTTTGCATACTTGACGGTCTTGTTGGTAAACACATTACAAGTGCAAATGGTGCCTCTGGGCCTGGGGCAGTCTGGACTGGTATAAAAGCCTGTCCAACAGCATGCTCCCTCATCcacttctcttgccttctcctccttgGTGAACAAGGTGAGCTGCAAGTGCCTTCTCCTCACtcccctctttctcttcttctccccttGGCCTTCTGGCCTCGACCGAGTCTTTTCTCCGTGTAGTTCTCGGTGTGGGCCTTGCTCCCTTGATGCTTCTCCCTCCATCGCTGTTCTGCTTTCCACTGCAgggggaggtgggagaaggTCTTGGGCTGTCTTTGCAGGGGCCCTTGGGCCCCTCTCTGTCCTCGCACAGCCTGTCGCTGCTCCCCAGACTATGCCTTCTGTCTTGGCCAGCAGGctgtcaggctgctgctgacatGCTGCGTGTGCtttccctgccctctctcccagGTGCGCCTCCATCCCGCAGCCATGTCCTGCTACGATCTGTGCCGTCCCTGTGGCCCAACCCCGCTTGCCAACAGCTGCAACGAGCCCTGTGTCCGGCAGTGCCAGGACTCCCGTGTGGTGATCCAGCCCTCTCCCGTGGTGGtgaccctgcccggccccatcctcag
Proteins encoded:
- the LOC118258546 gene encoding feather beta keratin-like; this encodes MSCYDLCRPCGPTPLANSCNEPCVRQCQDSRVVIQPSPVVVTLPGPILSSFPQNTAVGSTTSAAVGSILSEEGVPISSGGFGLSGFGGRYSGRRCLPC